In a genomic window of Scyliorhinus torazame isolate Kashiwa2021f chromosome 5, sScyTor2.1, whole genome shotgun sequence:
- the LOC140418047 gene encoding uncharacterized protein, with amino-acid sequence MEKPWKCEDCGKGFTAPSVMEIHRRIHTGERPFTCSQCGKGFTQFSDLQRHQRVHTGERPFICSQCGKRFTWLSILQTHQRVHTGERPFTCSQCGKGFTQLSSLQRHERVHTGEKPFTCSQCGKGFTQLSHLRSHQRVHTGERPFTCSQCGKGFSRLPTLRTHQRVHTGERPFTCSESNLERHEETQNMEKPWKCGDCGKGFRVPSQLDVHRRSHTGERPFTCSVCGKGFTQLYTLQTHQRVHTGERPFTCSVCGKGFTVLCTLQTHQRVHTGERPFICSQCEKGFTNLSILRSHQRVHTGERPFSCSQCEKEFAQLSNLRKHQRVHTGARPFTCSQCGKGFTQLSNLRKHQRVHTGERPFSCSQCEKEFAQLSNLRTHQRVHTGERPFSCSQCETEFTQLSSLQSHQRVHTE; translated from the exons atggagaaaccatggaaatgtgaggactgtgggaagggattcacagcaccATCTGTGATGGAaattcatcggcgcattcacactggggaaaggccattcacctgctctcagtgtggaaaaggattcactcaattctctgacctgcagagacaccagcgtgttcacactggggagaggccgttcatctgctctcagtgtgggaagagattcacttggttatccattCTGCAGactcaccagcgcgttcacactggggagaggccgttcacctgctctcagtgtgggaagggattcactcagttatccagcctgcagagacatgagcgagttcacactggggagaagccgttcacctgctctcagtgtgggaagggcttcactcagttatcccacctgcggagccaccagcgagttcacactggggagaggccattcacctgctctcagtgtgggaagggattctctcggttacccaccctgcggacacaccagcgagttcacactggggagaggccgttcacctgctctgag tcaaacctggagagacacgaggagacccaaaatatggagaaaccgtggaaatgtggggactgtggaaagggattcagagtcccatctcagctggacgttcatcgacgcagtcacactggagagaggccattcacctgctctgtgtgtgggaagggattcactcaattatacaccctgcagacacaccagcgagttcacactggggagaggccgttcacctgctctgtgtgtgggaagggattcactgtgttatgcaccctgcagacacaccagcgagttcacactggggagaggccattcatctgctctcagtgtgagaagggattcactaattTATCCATCCTGcgaagtcaccagcgagttcacactggggagaggccgttcagctgctctcagtgtgagaaggaattTGCTCAATTATctaacctgcggaaacatcagcgggttcacactggggcaaggccgttcacctgctctcagtgtgggaaaggattcactcagttatccaacctgcggaaacatcagcgagttcacactggggagaggccgttcagctgctctcagtgtgagaaggaattcgctcagttatccaacctgcggacacatcagcgagttcacactggggagaggccgttcagctgctctcagtgtgagacggaattcactcagttatccagcctgcagtcacaccagcgagttcacactgagtag